The Deltaproteobacteria bacterium genome contains a region encoding:
- a CDS encoding inorganic phosphate transporter: MGLVIFLVVVALGFDFMNGFHDAANSVATVVSTRVLTPRQAVAWAAFFNFVAAFGFGVAVAATVGKGIIDPAAATPTVVFAGLAAAIAWDVITWLYALPTSSSHALIAGFAGAAVAAVGPQAVIVSGVLKIVLFIFISPVVGLLIGVTMMTLTLIFVRHSTPAVVDSLFRRLQLVSAALYSLGHGTNDAQKTMGIISVLLFSAGYLGKTFYVPFWVVLLCHAAIALGTMFGGWRIVKTMGMRITKLQPIGGFCAETAGAITLIGAAMAGIPVSTTHTITGAIVGVGASRRLSAVRWGVARTVVWAWILTVPCTAAIAMMIVELLRMIGL; this comes from the coding sequence ATGGGTTTGGTTATCTTCCTCGTCGTCGTGGCGCTGGGCTTCGACTTCATGAACGGCTTTCACGACGCCGCCAACTCGGTGGCGACGGTGGTGTCGACTCGCGTGCTCACGCCGCGCCAGGCGGTGGCGTGGGCCGCGTTCTTCAACTTTGTGGCGGCGTTTGGCTTCGGCGTGGCAGTGGCGGCCACGGTCGGCAAGGGCATCATCGATCCCGCGGCAGCGACGCCCACTGTTGTGTTCGCCGGTTTGGCGGCGGCGATCGCGTGGGATGTCATCACCTGGTTGTACGCGCTGCCGACCAGTTCGTCGCACGCGTTGATCGCCGGCTTCGCCGGTGCCGCCGTCGCCGCGGTTGGGCCGCAAGCGGTGATCGTGTCCGGCGTGTTGAAAATCGTACTCTTCATCTTCATTTCGCCTGTCGTCGGACTGCTGATCGGCGTGACGATGATGACGCTGACGCTGATCTTCGTGCGGCATTCGACGCCGGCTGTTGTCGACAGCTTGTTCCGCCGGCTGCAACTGGTGTCGGCAGCGCTCTACAGTCTCGGCCACGGGACCAACGACGCGCAGAAGACCATGGGCATCATTTCGGTCCTGCTGTTCTCGGCCGGCTATCTCGGCAAGACCTTCTACGTGCCGTTCTGGGTGGTGCTGTTGTGCCATGCGGCGATCGCGCTCGGCACGATGTTCGGCGGCTGGCGCATCGTCAAGACGATGGGGATGCGCATTACGAAGCTGCAACCGATCGGTGGCTTCTGCGCCGAGACCGCGGGCGCGATCACGCTCATCGGCGCGGCGATGGCAGGGATTCCGGTGAGCACCACCCACACTATTACCGGCGCGATCGTCGGCGTCGGGGCGAGCCGCCGTTTGTCGGCCGTGCGCTGGGGTGTGGCGCGCACCGTCGTGTGGGCGTGGATATTGACCGTGCCGTGTACCGCCGCGATCGCGATGATGATCGTCGAGTTGTTACGAATGATCGGGCTCTGA
- a CDS encoding DUF47 domain-containing protein, with translation MFARLFPSEGKGFFDFFEQHAAKTLEGAKLLHTMLTTPGDAASQARRIKEVEHEGDVITHKAVETLHKTFVTPIDRGDIHRLITRLDDILDLIEATAERVWLYKLTEVDPDAVQIAEVLVQAVTQVNRAMTGLRNLKDRDGLIKICMEINRFENEGDTLLRSALGRLFNGTKDPVTIIKLKELYDFLEDAVDRCEDVANILEGVALEYA, from the coding sequence ATGTTCGCCAGACTGTTCCCCAGCGAAGGCAAGGGCTTCTTCGACTTCTTCGAGCAGCACGCCGCGAAGACGCTGGAAGGGGCAAAATTGTTGCACACGATGCTGACGACTCCCGGCGACGCGGCCTCGCAGGCTCGCCGCATCAAAGAGGTCGAGCACGAAGGCGATGTCATCACGCACAAGGCCGTTGAGACGTTGCACAAGACCTTCGTGACGCCGATCGATCGCGGCGACATCCATCGCCTGATCACCCGGCTGGACGATATTCTCGATCTCATCGAAGCCACCGCCGAACGGGTGTGGCTCTATAAACTCACCGAGGTGGATCCGGACGCCGTGCAGATCGCCGAAGTGTTGGTGCAGGCGGTCACGCAGGTCAATCGCGCGATGACCGGCTTGCGCAATCTCAAGGACCGCGACGGCCTCATCAAGATTTGTATGGAGATCAATCGCTTCGAAAACGAGGGCGACACGCTCCTGCGCAGCGCACTGGGGCGCCTCTTCAACGGCACCAAGGACCCGGTCACCATCATCAAACTCAAAGAGCTGTACGACTTCCTGGAAGACGCCGTGGATCGCTGCGAGGACGTGGCCAACATTCTCGAAGGCGTCGCGCTCGAATACGCGTAA